Proteins encoded within one genomic window of Halorussus salilacus:
- a CDS encoding ABC transporter permease, with translation MSVESLSTERVSELGGKAKNVLGVIVKDRWAAAGLVVIVLFVTLGILGPALAPHDPIRDTLRGEDNQPLRTEAPSEEAFMGTTAFGKDVFSQFLAGARPTFLVGLFGGIGTGIVGFLVGLVSGYFGGRVDEVLMRLTDLTFALPLLPMALLVLTFVQPSTPIIVLVLVTFLWKMPARVIRSEVMSVKNRTFVRSARASGAGHLRTMFYHVAPNVLAVGFLYTAYAVSWSIAVEASLSFLGFGDPTTTSWGTMLQEVFESGDMRDAWWWVLPPAIGISAITTSVFLVGRSLEEIINPEIQTEGDQ, from the coding sequence ATGAGCGTCGAATCGCTCTCGACCGAGCGGGTCAGCGAACTCGGCGGGAAGGCAAAAAACGTCCTCGGCGTCATCGTCAAGGACCGGTGGGCGGCGGCCGGACTCGTCGTCATCGTGCTGTTCGTGACGCTGGGCATCCTAGGACCGGCCCTCGCTCCCCACGACCCCATCAGGGACACGCTCCGGGGCGAGGACAATCAGCCGCTCCGGACCGAGGCACCCAGCGAGGAGGCGTTCATGGGGACCACCGCGTTCGGCAAGGACGTGTTCAGCCAGTTCCTCGCGGGCGCGCGGCCGACGTTCCTCGTCGGCCTGTTCGGCGGTATCGGGACCGGAATCGTCGGCTTCCTCGTGGGGCTGGTGAGCGGCTACTTCGGCGGCCGGGTCGACGAGGTGTTGATGCGGCTGACCGACCTGACGTTCGCGCTCCCGCTGTTGCCGATGGCGTTGCTCGTGTTGACGTTCGTCCAGCCGAGCACCCCGATAATCGTGCTGGTGCTCGTGACGTTCCTCTGGAAGATGCCCGCGAGGGTCATCCGGTCGGAGGTCATGTCGGTGAAGAACCGGACGTTCGTGCGGTCGGCCCGCGCCAGCGGCGCGGGCCACCTCCGGACGATGTTCTACCACGTCGCGCCGAACGTGCTGGCGGTCGGCTTCCTGTACACCGCCTACGCGGTCTCGTGGTCCATCGCTGTCGAGGCGTCGCTGTCGTTCCTCGGATTCGGCGACCCGACGACCACGAGCTGGGGCACGATGCTTCAGGAGGTGTTCGAGTCGGGTGACATGCGTGACGCGTGGTGGTGGGTCCTGCCGCCCGCCATCGGTATCTCGGCCATCACGACGTCGGTGTTCCTGGTGGGCCGGTCGCTCGAAGAGATAATCAACCCCGAGATTCAGACGGAGGGCGATCAATGA
- a CDS encoding ABC transporter permease has translation MSFRRFLIKRITIAVVLTFVAVSVIFVALRMLPGDPFSSLVASGGLTTEQVDAIRAQYGLDEPLYVQYYKYVVNLLTFNFGYSLTNSQPVWAVIRPRLVATLILLIPALVATAVVSTLAGMYAGWNRGSRFEKYSIVLTTFFRSTPAFVTGIFLLMVLSYALGIFPAYGMRSPTANPEGWYETYVSADFAMHYFIPFLTSVLYFSGDFLLLARNNVVERKGSEFLNLHAAKGLSDTEQLMRAGRNSLLPVVTYFALRMGMMFQGVITLEVVFSWPGIGRALVRAINQQDYPTVQAAVFIMALAVILANLLADVTYARLDPTVAEGGES, from the coding sequence ATGAGCTTCCGACGATTCCTCATCAAGCGAATCACCATCGCCGTCGTGCTGACGTTCGTCGCGGTGTCGGTCATCTTCGTCGCGCTCCGGATGCTTCCCGGCGACCCGTTCAGTTCGCTCGTGGCGAGCGGCGGGCTGACGACCGAACAGGTCGACGCGATTCGCGCCCAGTACGGCCTCGACGAACCGCTCTACGTCCAGTACTACAAGTACGTCGTCAATCTGCTGACGTTCAACTTCGGCTACTCGCTGACCAACAGCCAGCCGGTGTGGGCGGTCATCCGCCCGCGCCTCGTGGCCACGCTGATACTGCTGATTCCGGCGCTCGTCGCGACCGCGGTCGTGAGCACGCTCGCAGGCATGTACGCGGGCTGGAACCGCGGCTCGCGCTTCGAGAAGTACAGCATCGTGCTCACGACGTTCTTCCGGTCGACCCCCGCGTTCGTCACCGGCATCTTCCTGCTGATGGTGCTGTCGTACGCGCTCGGAATCTTCCCGGCCTACGGCATGCGGTCGCCGACCGCGAACCCGGAGGGCTGGTACGAGACGTACGTCTCGGCCGACTTCGCGATGCACTACTTCATCCCGTTCCTGACGTCGGTGCTGTACTTCAGCGGCGACTTCCTCCTGCTCGCGCGCAACAACGTGGTCGAGCGGAAGGGCTCGGAGTTCCTGAACCTCCACGCCGCGAAGGGCCTCTCGGACACCGAACAGCTGATGCGGGCGGGCCGAAACTCCCTGCTCCCGGTCGTGACCTACTTCGCGCTCCGGATGGGCATGATGTTCCAGGGCGTCATCACGCTGGAGGTGGTCTTCAGTTGGCCCGGCATCGGTCGCGCGCTCGTGCGGGCGATCAACCAACAGGACTACCCCACGGTGCAGGCCGCGGTGTTCATCATGGCGCTCGCGGTCATCCTCGCGAACCTCCTCGCCGACGTCACCTACGCGCGCCTCGACCCGACCGTGGCCGAGGGAGGTGAGAGCTGA
- a CDS encoding dipeptide ABC transporter ATP-binding protein produces the protein MTLLEIEDLKITYETEDSAVHAVNDVSLSMDAGINYGLVGESGCGKSTLALSVLGLLDDNARIERGEIRFKGENLLELSDEEYRQLRWEEIAYIPQSAMDSLDPVMSVGAQIVQAIRKHRDVSKSQARDRTREVFEMVGLETDRIDDYPHQFSGGMRQRVTIAMALALEPDLIIADEPTTGLDVIVQDKIIDKMLEIQEQVDSSLLLITHEIGVVAETSDEISVLYGGKVMEQGPTDEVLAEPSNPYTMGLKNSFPDIEKLDEYAITIPGSSPVLDDDPASCVFAGRCPFATEACQQSHPDLVEVGESHTACHHADAAAEMRSAAADPETWGLSVEERDSRELGETILETKGLSKWYEQSQPLLDQLSGKEPSYVKAVQDVSLEIRESEILGIAGESGCGKSTLAETVALLNSRTDGEISFKGRPVDEYLDEDPKEFRSKLQFIFQDPFDSLNPRQKVRSIVSEPLKIQGWSAERIDEQVDRTLEDVGLNPPEQYLDNYPHQLSGGERQRVAIARALVVEPELLICDEPASMLDVSLKASILNILRRLADERDLGVMYISHDLASLTQIADKLAIMYLGQIVEQGPTREVIAGPKHPYVASLLSASPKTDPRVERTRVLLPGEPPSPVDLPDGCNFAPRCPKAREECLSADPELESVDGGDHSAACYFPVDEVDEEVLAEYR, from the coding sequence ATGACGCTACTGGAAATCGAGGATCTGAAGATCACGTACGAAACGGAGGACAGTGCGGTCCACGCGGTCAACGACGTCTCGCTCTCGATGGACGCCGGAATCAACTACGGGCTGGTCGGCGAGAGCGGCTGTGGCAAGTCCACGCTGGCGCTGTCGGTCCTCGGACTGTTGGACGACAACGCCAGAATCGAGCGCGGCGAGATACGGTTCAAGGGCGAGAACCTCCTCGAACTCTCGGACGAGGAGTACCGACAGCTCCGCTGGGAGGAGATCGCCTACATCCCCCAGAGCGCCATGGACTCGCTCGACCCCGTGATGTCGGTCGGGGCCCAGATCGTGCAGGCCATCCGGAAACACCGCGACGTCTCGAAGTCTCAGGCCCGCGACCGAACGCGGGAGGTCTTCGAGATGGTCGGGCTGGAGACCGACCGCATCGACGACTACCCCCACCAGTTCTCGGGCGGGATGCGCCAGCGGGTGACCATCGCGATGGCGCTCGCGCTCGAACCCGACCTCATCATCGCCGACGAGCCGACGACCGGCCTCGACGTCATCGTTCAGGACAAGATCATCGACAAGATGCTCGAGATTCAGGAGCAGGTCGACAGCTCCCTGCTCCTCATCACCCACGAGATCGGCGTCGTGGCCGAGACCAGTGACGAGATATCGGTCCTCTACGGCGGCAAGGTGATGGAGCAGGGCCCCACCGACGAGGTGCTCGCCGAACCGTCGAACCCCTACACGATGGGGCTGAAGAACTCGTTTCCCGACATCGAGAAGCTCGACGAGTACGCCATCACGATTCCGGGGTCGTCGCCGGTCCTCGACGACGACCCCGCCTCGTGCGTGTTCGCGGGGCGGTGTCCGTTCGCGACCGAGGCGTGCCAGCAGAGCCATCCCGACCTCGTCGAGGTCGGCGAGAGCCACACGGCGTGTCACCACGCCGACGCCGCCGCCGAGATGCGCTCGGCGGCGGCCGACCCCGAGACGTGGGGGCTGTCGGTCGAGGAACGCGACTCGCGGGAACTGGGCGAGACGATACTGGAGACCAAGGGCCTCTCGAAGTGGTACGAGCAGTCCCAGCCGCTGCTCGACCAACTCAGCGGGAAGGAGCCCAGCTACGTCAAGGCGGTCCAGGACGTGTCTTTGGAGATTCGCGAGTCCGAAATCCTCGGCATCGCGGGCGAGAGCGGCTGTGGCAAGTCGACCCTCGCGGAGACCGTCGCGTTGCTCAACTCCCGGACAGACGGCGAGATATCGTTCAAGGGGCGGCCGGTCGACGAGTACCTCGACGAGGACCCCAAGGAGTTCCGGTCGAAGCTCCAGTTCATCTTCCAGGACCCGTTCGACTCGCTGAACCCGCGCCAGAAGGTCCGGTCCATCGTGAGCGAACCCCTGAAGATACAGGGATGGTCGGCCGAGCGCATCGACGAGCAGGTCGACAGGACGCTCGAAGACGTCGGACTCAACCCCCCCGAGCAGTACCTCGACAACTACCCCCACCAGCTGAGCGGCGGGGAGCGCCAGCGGGTCGCCATCGCCCGGGCGCTCGTGGTCGAGCCCGAACTGCTCATCTGCGACGAGCCCGCGTCGATGCTCGACGTCTCGCTGAAGGCGTCGATACTCAACATCCTGCGACGGCTCGCCGACGAGCGCGACCTCGGGGTGATGTACATCTCCCACGACCTCGCCAGCCTCACCCAGATCGCCGACAAGCTGGCGATAATGTACCTCGGGCAGATCGTCGAGCAGGGACCGACCCGGGAGGTCATCGCCGGGCCGAAACACCCCTACGTCGCGTCGCTGCTGTCGGCGTCGCCCAAGACCGACCCGCGGGTCGAGCGCACCCGGGTGTTGCTCCCCGGCGAGCCCCCGAGTCCGGTCGACCTGCCCGACGGGTGTAACTTCGCCCCGCGGTGTCCGAAGGCACGCGAGGAGTGTCTGTCGGCCGACCCCGAACTGGAATCGGTCGACGGGGGCGACCACAGCGCGGCCTGCTACTTCCCGGTCGACGAGGTCGACGAGGAGGTGCTCGCGGAGTACCGATGA